The proteins below are encoded in one region of Streptomyces sp. NBC_00490:
- a CDS encoding BACON domain-containing protein, producing MSSSPETSTRTTGAHRAQREARDRGAARTLAQRPPARYEPYLDGLFTYCLSVLCDHDAATAALGDVLALAERRRGPEAAGDRRAWLYALARWACLRKLGEAKQKRQASHAAGRHHTEQQAAPPVSEEAQEERRRQLALLAWPEAAGTTPEQREALELAVRHHLAAHEVAAVLGMDVPAARELLASAACEVERTRAALAVVETGTCPSVARLTGDHQLVIGTALRRELVRHVDDCPRCRRTAERAVAGRWPGATVTPAELPVLEAPRATLHIAMAHFTRASAPRFDRRGFPMDPKDRAARRDRLRARAVTTTVVATVVAAPVLALWAAYRGTPTADGAEGRSASASEAHGPDSLDGEAAGGYENAGNASTRPADRFTKGDKPDVSVKVISVTGVGRKGAGQLEVAAGNSGDTTLITLTATGDTPVRWSASTGAGWLYLSQSSGTLEPGESLTIKVYVDHLREPSGHWSARVAVSPAGAVVSIEGYGTAPTPTDPGTPADPPPSTQDPDPTPTTSAPTDPTPSDPPPSTSDPDPTPTDPSPSGPASSTPPPGDSGDPSPSTS from the coding sequence ATGAGCAGCAGTCCGGAGACCTCGACCCGCACCACCGGCGCGCACCGGGCGCAACGGGAGGCGCGTGACCGCGGTGCGGCGCGCACGCTGGCGCAGCGTCCGCCGGCGCGCTACGAGCCGTATCTGGACGGCCTGTTCACCTACTGCCTGTCCGTGCTGTGCGACCACGACGCGGCCACCGCCGCGCTCGGTGACGTCCTCGCGCTCGCCGAGCGCCGCCGCGGTCCGGAGGCGGCCGGGGACCGCCGGGCCTGGCTGTACGCGCTGGCCCGCTGGGCGTGTCTGCGCAAGCTCGGCGAGGCCAAGCAGAAACGTCAGGCCAGTCACGCGGCAGGGCGGCATCACACCGAGCAGCAGGCGGCCCCGCCCGTCTCCGAGGAGGCCCAGGAGGAGCGCCGGCGCCAACTCGCCCTGCTGGCCTGGCCGGAGGCCGCCGGCACCACCCCGGAGCAGCGCGAGGCGCTGGAACTCGCCGTACGCCATCACCTCGCCGCCCATGAGGTCGCCGCCGTCCTCGGCATGGACGTGCCCGCCGCCCGTGAACTGCTCGCCTCCGCCGCCTGCGAGGTCGAGCGCACGCGCGCGGCCCTCGCCGTCGTGGAGACCGGCACCTGCCCGAGCGTCGCCCGCCTCACCGGCGACCATCAGCTGGTGATCGGCACGGCCCTGCGCCGCGAGCTCGTACGGCATGTCGACGACTGCCCGCGCTGCCGCCGTACCGCCGAGCGCGCGGTCGCCGGCCGTTGGCCCGGGGCGACGGTCACCCCCGCAGAGCTGCCCGTCCTCGAGGCGCCGCGCGCGACGCTGCACATCGCCATGGCGCACTTCACCCGCGCGTCCGCCCCCCGCTTCGACCGGCGCGGCTTCCCGATGGACCCCAAGGACCGCGCGGCCCGCCGCGACCGTCTACGCGCGCGTGCCGTCACGACGACCGTCGTCGCCACCGTCGTGGCGGCCCCCGTGCTCGCCCTGTGGGCCGCCTACCGGGGCACCCCCACCGCCGATGGCGCCGAGGGACGCTCGGCCAGCGCCAGCGAGGCGCACGGCCCCGACAGCCTGGACGGCGAGGCCGCGGGCGGCTACGAGAACGCCGGAAACGCCAGCACCCGGCCCGCCGACCGCTTCACCAAGGGCGACAAACCCGATGTATCGGTGAAGGTCATCAGCGTCACGGGCGTCGGCAGGAAGGGCGCCGGACAGCTGGAGGTCGCGGCCGGCAACAGCGGCGACACCACACTGATCACCCTCACCGCCACCGGCGACACCCCGGTCCGCTGGTCCGCGAGCACCGGCGCCGGCTGGCTCTACCTCAGCCAGTCCTCGGGAACCCTCGAACCCGGCGAATCGTTGACGATCAAGGTGTACGTCGACCATCTGCGCGAGCCGTCCGGCCACTGGAGCGCGCGTGTGGCCGTCTCACCGGCCGGCGCCGTCGTCTCCATCGAGGGCTACGGCACCGCCCCCACCCCGACCGACCCCGGCACCCCCGCCGACCCGCCCCCGTCCACCCAGGACCCGGACCCGACCCCCACGACCTCGGCCCCCACGGACCCGACCCCCAGCGATCCGCCGCCCTCGACGTCCGATCCGGACCCGACGCCGACGGATCCCAGCCCGTCCGGCCCGGCGAGCTCGACGCCCCCGCCCGGCGACAGCGGCGACCCGAGCCCGTCCACGTCGTAA
- a CDS encoding Ppx/GppA phosphatase family protein has product MRLGVLDVGSNTVHLLVVDAHPGARPLPAHSHKVELRLAQLLDEGGAIGPEGVDKLIGVVKEALQAAEDKGVEDLLPFATSAVREASNADDVLARVHAETGVELQVLTGAEEARLTFLAVRRWFGWSAGKLLVLDIGGGSLEIAYGIDEEPDAAVSLPLGAGRLTAGWLPGDPPDPEAIRALRRHVRTQIARTVGEFARFGAPDHVVATSKTFKQLARLAGAARSAEGLYVQRELKRESLEAWVPQLAGMTVAQRAELPGVSEGRAEQLLAGAMVAEGAMDLFGVENLEVCPWALREGVILRRLDHMGSSVGT; this is encoded by the coding sequence ATGAGACTCGGTGTCCTCGACGTGGGATCGAACACGGTGCATCTGCTGGTGGTGGATGCCCACCCCGGCGCGCGCCCGCTGCCCGCGCACTCGCACAAGGTGGAATTGCGCCTTGCCCAACTCCTCGACGAGGGCGGCGCGATCGGTCCCGAGGGTGTCGACAAGCTCATCGGTGTCGTCAAGGAGGCCCTTCAGGCCGCCGAGGACAAGGGCGTCGAGGACCTTCTCCCGTTCGCCACGTCCGCGGTGCGCGAGGCCAGCAACGCCGACGACGTCCTCGCGCGCGTGCACGCCGAGACCGGCGTCGAGCTCCAGGTCCTCACCGGCGCCGAGGAGGCCCGCCTCACCTTCCTCGCCGTCCGCCGCTGGTTCGGCTGGTCCGCCGGGAAGCTGCTGGTCCTCGACATCGGCGGCGGCTCTTTGGAGATCGCGTACGGCATCGACGAGGAGCCCGACGCGGCGGTCTCGCTGCCGCTGGGCGCGGGCCGTCTGACGGCGGGCTGGCTGCCCGGCGACCCTCCGGACCCCGAGGCCATACGGGCGCTACGACGTCATGTCCGCACCCAGATCGCCCGTACCGTCGGCGAGTTCGCCCGCTTCGGCGCCCCCGACCACGTCGTCGCCACGTCCAAGACCTTCAAGCAGCTGGCCCGCCTCGCCGGCGCCGCCCGCTCCGCCGAGGGCCTGTACGTCCAGCGCGAGCTGAAGCGGGAGTCCCTGGAGGCGTGGGTGCCGCAGCTGGCGGGGATGACGGTGGCGCAGCGCGCCGAGCTGCCCGGGGTCTCGGAAGGCCGTGCGGAGCAGCTGCTCGCGGGCGCGATGGTGGCCGAGGGCGCGATGGACCTGTTCGGTGTGGAGAACCTGGAGGTCTGTCCGTGGGCGTTGCGGGAAGGCGTCATCCTGCGGCGGCTTGATCACATGGGATCGAGTGTGGGCACGTGA
- a CDS encoding sugar phosphate isomerase/epimerase family protein → MAEPVVRIPDAKVALSTASVYPESTATAFEIAARLGYDGVEVMVWTDPVSQDIEALRRLSDYHQIPILAVHAPCLLITQRVWSTDPWVKLQRAQAAAEKLGASTVVVHPPFRWQRQYARDFVSGIWRMANETDVRFAVENMYPWRYRDREMLAYAPDWDVTKEDYRHFTIDLSHSATARSDAMQLADRMGDRLGHVHLADGRGSAKDEHLVPGRGTQPCAELLERLALTGFDGHVVIEVNTRRAMSSAEREADLAEALAFTRLHLASAVKVPRP, encoded by the coding sequence GTGGCAGAACCAGTCGTACGGATCCCGGATGCGAAGGTCGCGCTCTCCACGGCTTCCGTCTACCCGGAGTCCACGGCGACGGCCTTCGAGATCGCCGCGCGCCTCGGCTACGACGGTGTCGAGGTCATGGTGTGGACCGACCCGGTGAGCCAGGACATCGAAGCCCTGCGCCGCCTCTCCGACTACCACCAGATCCCGATCCTCGCCGTACACGCCCCGTGCCTGCTCATCACCCAGCGCGTGTGGTCCACCGACCCCTGGGTCAAGCTCCAGCGCGCCCAGGCGGCCGCCGAGAAGCTCGGGGCGTCCACGGTCGTCGTCCACCCGCCGTTCCGCTGGCAGCGTCAGTACGCCCGCGACTTCGTGAGCGGTATCTGGCGCATGGCGAACGAGACGGACGTCCGCTTCGCCGTCGAGAACATGTACCCCTGGCGCTACCGCGACCGCGAGATGCTCGCGTACGCCCCCGACTGGGACGTGACGAAGGAGGACTACCGTCACTTCACGATCGATCTCAGTCATTCGGCCACGGCCCGTTCCGACGCGATGCAACTGGCCGACCGCATGGGAGACCGCCTCGGCCACGTCCACCTCGCCGACGGCCGGGGCTCGGCCAAGGACGAGCACCTCGTCCCCGGCCGCGGCACCCAGCCCTGCGCCGAGCTGCTGGAACGTCTCGCCCTGACCGGCTTCGACGGCCATGTCGTCATCGAGGTCAACACCCGGCGGGCGATGTCCAGCGCCGAACGTGAGGCCGACCTGGCGGAGGCCCTGGCCTTCACGCGGCTGCACCTGGCCTCCGCGGTGAAGGTGCCGCGGCCGTGA
- a CDS encoding TetR/AcrR family transcriptional regulator: MTGVTSRKRGRPPGTESADTRDRILTAAREEFSERGYEKTSVRGIAKAAGVDSALVHHYFGTKEQVFEAAVEVAFAPALKMRDVVLEGPLEGAGERMTRFVFGLWENPVTRKPLLAIVRSAVNNEAAATVFRRLVATQLMRRIAGELDTPDAELRAELAAAQLVGVAMMRYVIRIEPVASADVELIIARVAPVVQGHLTNP; this comes from the coding sequence GTGACCGGAGTCACCTCGCGCAAACGGGGCCGCCCGCCCGGTACGGAATCGGCCGACACCCGCGACCGCATCCTGACCGCGGCCCGCGAGGAGTTCTCCGAGCGGGGTTACGAGAAGACCTCGGTGCGCGGCATCGCCAAGGCGGCCGGCGTCGACTCGGCCCTGGTCCACCACTACTTCGGCACCAAGGAACAGGTCTTCGAGGCGGCCGTCGAGGTCGCCTTCGCGCCGGCCCTGAAGATGCGGGACGTGGTCCTCGAAGGCCCCCTCGAGGGCGCCGGCGAGCGCATGACCCGCTTCGTCTTCGGGCTCTGGGAGAACCCGGTGACCCGCAAGCCGCTGCTCGCGATCGTCCGGTCCGCGGTGAACAACGAGGCCGCGGCGACCGTCTTCCGCCGTCTCGTGGCCACGCAGCTGATGCGCCGGATCGCCGGCGAGCTCGACACCCCGGACGCGGAACTGCGCGCCGAGCTCGCCGCCGCGCAGCTGGTGGGGGTGGCGATGATGCGGTACGTGATCAGGATCGAGCCGGTCGCCTCGGCGGACGTGGAGCTGATCATCGCGCGGGTGGCGCCGGTGGTCCAGGGGCATCTGACGAACCCGTGA
- the ilvD gene encoding dihydroxy-acid dehydratase, which yields MPELRSRTVTHGRNMAGARALMRASGVPGADIGRKPIIAVANSFTEFVPGHTHLQPVGRIVSQAIVEAGGIPREFNTIAVDDGIAMGHGGMLYSLPSRDLIADSVEYMVEAHCADALICISNCDKITPGMLNAALRLNIPTVFVSGGPMESGRATLVDGSVRTLDLVDAMSDAVNDKISDEDMLRIEENACPTCGSCSGMFTANSMNCLTEAIGLSLPGNGSTLATHTARRRLYEDAARTVMDITRRYYEQDDETVLPRAVASFAAFENAMALDIAMGGSTNTILHLLAAAQEAGVPFGLEEINDVSRRVPCLAKVAPNVAKNRTYYMEDVHRAGGIPALLGELHRAGLLREDVHSVHSPSLADWLKTWDVRGGSPSPEALELWHAAPGCVRSAEAFSQSERWDTLDEDAEGGCIRSAEHAYSKDGGLAVLKGNLAVDGCVVKTAGVDESIWTFEGPAVVCESQEEAVQKILTQQVKEGDVVVIRYEGPKGGPGMQEMLYPTSYLKGRGLGKLCALVTDGRFSGGTSGLSIGHASPEAAAGGTIALVEEGDRIRIDIPNRTIELLVDEAELARRDAALGGVYAPKNRERKVSAALRAYAAMATSADKGAVRDVSKLG from the coding sequence ATGCCCGAGCTGAGGTCCCGCACAGTCACCCACGGCCGCAACATGGCGGGCGCACGCGCCCTTATGCGCGCCTCCGGTGTACCCGGTGCGGACATCGGCCGCAAGCCGATCATCGCGGTCGCCAACAGCTTCACCGAGTTCGTGCCGGGTCACACCCACCTCCAGCCGGTCGGCCGGATCGTCAGCCAGGCGATCGTCGAGGCCGGCGGCATCCCGCGCGAGTTCAACACCATCGCGGTGGACGACGGCATCGCGATGGGCCACGGCGGCATGCTGTACTCCCTGCCCTCCCGCGACCTCATCGCGGACTCGGTCGAGTACATGGTCGAGGCCCACTGCGCGGACGCCCTGATCTGCATCTCCAACTGCGACAAGATCACCCCGGGCATGCTGAACGCGGCCCTGCGTCTGAACATCCCCACGGTCTTCGTCTCCGGCGGCCCGATGGAGTCCGGCCGCGCCACGCTGGTCGACGGCTCGGTCCGCACGCTCGACCTGGTCGACGCGATGTCCGACGCGGTGAACGACAAGATCTCCGATGAGGACATGCTCCGCATCGAGGAGAACGCCTGTCCGACCTGCGGCTCCTGTTCCGGCATGTTCACGGCCAACTCGATGAACTGCCTGACCGAGGCCATCGGCCTCTCGCTCCCGGGCAACGGCTCGACCCTGGCCACGCACACGGCCCGGCGCCGGCTGTACGAGGACGCGGCCCGCACGGTCATGGACATCACCCGCCGCTACTACGAGCAGGACGACGAGACGGTCCTGCCGCGCGCGGTCGCCTCCTTCGCGGCCTTCGAGAACGCCATGGCCCTCGACATCGCCATGGGTGGCTCCACCAACACGATCCTGCACCTGCTGGCGGCGGCCCAGGAAGCGGGCGTCCCCTTCGGCCTGGAGGAGATCAACGACGTCTCCCGTCGGGTCCCGTGCCTGGCGAAGGTGGCCCCGAACGTCGCCAAGAACCGCACGTACTACATGGAGGACGTGCACCGCGCCGGCGGCATCCCCGCCCTGCTGGGCGAACTGCACCGCGCGGGCCTGCTGCGGGAGGACGTCCACTCCGTCCACAGCCCGTCCCTGGCGGACTGGCTGAAGACCTGGGACGTCCGCGGCGGCTCCCCCTCGCCCGAGGCGCTGGAACTCTGGCACGCGGCCCCGGGCTGCGTCCGGTCCGCCGAGGCCTTCTCCCAGTCGGAGCGCTGGGACACCCTGGACGAGGACGCGGAGGGCGGCTGCATCCGCAGCGCCGAGCACGCGTACTCCAAGGACGGCGGCCTGGCCGTCCTCAAGGGCAACCTGGCCGTCGACGGCTGCGTCGTGAAGACGGCCGGCGTCGACGAGTCCATCTGGACCTTCGAGGGCCCGGCGGTCGTCTGCGAGTCCCAGGAAGAGGCCGTCCAGAAGATCCTGACCCAGCAGGTCAAGGAGGGCGACGTCGTCGTCATCCGCTACGAGGGCCCCAAGGGCGGCCCCGGCATGCAGGAGATGCTCTACCCGACCTCGTACCTCAAGGGCCGCGGTCTCGGAAAGCTCTGCGCCCTGGTCACCGACGGCCGCTTCTCCGGCGGCACCTCCGGACTGTCGATCGGCCACGCGTCCCCCGAGGCGGCGGCCGGCGGCACGATCGCCCTCGTCGAGGAAGGCGACCGCATCCGCATCGACATCCCGAACCGCACCATCGAACTCCTCGTCGACGAGGCCGAACTGGCCCGCCGTGACGCGGCGCTGGGCGGCGTGTACGCCCCGAAGAACCGCGAGCGCAAGGTCTCCGCGGCACTGCGGGCCTACGCGGCGATGGCCACCAGCGCGGACAAGGGCGCCGTCCGCGACGTTTCCAAGCTGGGCTGA
- a CDS encoding serine/threonine-protein kinase produces the protein MAPQHNTGAGAEAELPEYAGHYRLESRLGSGGMGVVHRAQSGSGMTLAVKVVHTEFAKDPEFRGRFRQEVAAARRVSGAFTAPVVDADPDAERPWMATLFIPGPTLAQEVKRNGPMKPAQLRRLMAGLAEALRDIHRVGVVHRDLKPSNVLLAEDGPKVIDFGISRPKDSELRTETGKLIGTPPFMAPEQFRRPREVGPAADIFALGSVLVHAATGRGPFDSDSPYVVAYQVVHDEPDLTGVPENLAPLIVRCLAKEPEDRPTPDELMRELRSVAASYDTQAFIPAQRTGDVSEPEPRGKEPGRPPKRRSGRAAAFGAGVVGLAVVVTLACVHLLDDKRATPRSSPAQTESAGFEDWAVAAPAKGTPKCSYGEGKLLCAQGEMVFALDPADGRVLWRRSTSTPQSGPPLVSGGLVQPTPQRSGRLDALDPTSGTTRWQRKASYSGLVCAGGMVLLTGADGTVTGLDGASGDRKWSGRIPGHKAPYFVSFAGDRSAYATSTSDDRSRTRVSAVDPDTGDVRWDTHLDGTLKLLGAAGGSVYLLALDAVYGDAEAVIRYTPANGASERVALPAVLQQAHGTVNGDRVYLMGAGGSLVAVDMKARKQTWSLETGLARGSAPLADGNHVYVTAPDGRLLAVDVRDGKLLGQTPARVGPGSAQVSGALPEPIPAHTHIYASAPDGTVFSVDARNPADW, from the coding sequence ATGGCGCCGCAGCACAACACCGGAGCGGGCGCGGAAGCGGAACTTCCGGAGTACGCCGGCCACTACCGTCTGGAGTCCCGCCTCGGTTCCGGCGGAATGGGCGTCGTGCATCGCGCACAGAGCGGCTCCGGAATGACGCTGGCGGTGAAGGTCGTACACACCGAATTCGCCAAGGACCCTGAGTTCAGGGGGCGGTTCCGGCAGGAGGTCGCCGCGGCTCGGCGGGTGAGCGGTGCCTTTACCGCACCCGTCGTCGATGCCGATCCGGATGCTGAACGGCCCTGGATGGCCACGCTGTTCATTCCCGGGCCGACGCTCGCCCAGGAAGTGAAGCGGAACGGGCCGATGAAACCTGCCCAGTTGCGCCGCCTCATGGCCGGACTGGCCGAGGCGCTGCGCGACATTCACCGGGTCGGCGTGGTGCACCGGGACCTCAAGCCGAGCAATGTGCTGCTCGCCGAGGACGGGCCGAAGGTCATCGACTTCGGCATTTCCCGGCCAAAGGACAGCGAACTGCGCACCGAGACGGGGAAGTTGATCGGCACGCCGCCGTTCATGGCCCCCGAGCAGTTCCGCAGGCCGCGGGAGGTCGGGCCGGCCGCCGACATCTTCGCGCTGGGTTCCGTGCTGGTGCACGCGGCCACGGGGCGGGGGCCGTTCGACTCGGACAGCCCGTACGTCGTCGCGTATCAGGTCGTCCACGACGAGCCCGACCTGACCGGCGTACCGGAGAATCTCGCCCCGCTCATCGTGCGGTGTCTTGCCAAAGAGCCCGAAGATCGGCCAACACCCGATGAGTTGATGCGGGAGCTGCGGTCGGTCGCGGCCTCGTACGACACGCAGGCGTTCATACCGGCGCAGCGGACAGGTGACGTCTCCGAGCCGGAGCCCCGCGGCAAGGAGCCCGGGCGGCCGCCCAAAAGGCGTTCCGGCAGGGCGGCGGCTTTCGGAGCCGGGGTGGTCGGCCTCGCCGTGGTCGTCACACTGGCCTGCGTGCATCTGCTCGACGACAAACGTGCGACGCCGAGGAGCAGTCCGGCACAGACCGAGTCGGCCGGGTTCGAGGACTGGGCCGTGGCGGCTCCCGCGAAAGGCACCCCCAAGTGTTCCTACGGGGAAGGGAAGTTGCTCTGCGCACAGGGCGAAATGGTCTTCGCTCTCGACCCGGCCGACGGTCGCGTTCTGTGGCGGCGTTCCACGTCCACGCCGCAGAGCGGCCCGCCGCTCGTGTCGGGCGGCCTCGTACAGCCCACACCGCAGCGCAGCGGACGCCTGGACGCGCTCGACCCCACGTCAGGCACGACACGTTGGCAGCGGAAGGCCTCGTACAGCGGGCTGGTGTGCGCCGGAGGCATGGTTCTCCTCACCGGCGCCGACGGAACGGTCACCGGCCTGGACGGCGCTTCGGGCGACCGGAAGTGGAGCGGCCGGATACCGGGGCACAAGGCCCCGTACTTCGTCTCGTTCGCGGGAGACCGGTCCGCGTACGCGACGAGCACGTCCGACGACCGATCGCGTACCCGGGTGAGCGCGGTGGACCCCGACACGGGTGATGTCCGGTGGGACACACACCTGGACGGGACGCTGAAACTCCTTGGCGCTGCTGGGGGATCGGTCTATTTGCTTGCCCTCGACGCGGTCTACGGCGATGCCGAGGCCGTGATCCGCTACACGCCCGCCAACGGGGCCTCGGAGCGGGTGGCGTTGCCCGCCGTGCTCCAGCAGGCTCATGGCACCGTGAACGGTGACAGGGTCTACCTCATGGGCGCCGGTGGGTCGTTGGTGGCCGTCGACATGAAGGCGCGCAAGCAGACCTGGAGTCTGGAGACGGGCCTGGCACGGGGATCGGCGCCGCTCGCCGATGGGAACCACGTGTACGTGACCGCCCCTGACGGCCGCCTCCTCGCCGTGGACGTCCGTGACGGCAAACTGCTCGGGCAGACCCCTGCGCGGGTGGGCCCGGGTTCGGCCCAGGTCTCGGGTGCACTGCCCGAACCCATCCCCGCCCACACCCACATCTACGCCTCCGCCCCCGACGGCACCGTCTTCTCCGTGGACGCCCGCAACCCCGCGGACTGGTGA